A genomic window from Silurus meridionalis isolate SWU-2019-XX chromosome 21, ASM1480568v1, whole genome shotgun sequence includes:
- the megf8 gene encoding multiple epidermal growth factor-like domains protein 8 isoform X1, with protein MEVKPWVLVEKKMGLAVPGLFLLLLSLAPGCWSGDCKGHRQILRGSPSYITDGPGNYSVNGNCEWLITAPGSNYRIVLNFTFMDTECTYDYLFVYDGDSYESPLLASLSGNTLPQPIEARSGKMLLHLFSDANYNLLGFNATYTFSLCPGDCGGHGRCDAMSSRCQCHQGWGGTDCSLPLCSTDCTQHGHGRCDKRGDHCLCSSGFVGQSCQLGLHDKGGVGQWWGVNTRDGRFSPRTASGGAFLSSTRTFYMFGGFDLNKALGDLVEYNFSSNRWEKKFHSVAPAPRHSHTAVEWQGNMVVYGGELSNHSLASDVWLYRPQQNDWRQLGLSDAPGAPKLANHAAALVDNDLYVFGGRTEMDMFSSSLYRFRLGDKVWEEVQPHGGKPPATAGHSMVFHNASRTLLVYGGHRPTTARFSVRVNSTDIFHVDKRFWTSLRSRYPANGPRERAFHSATIIGNYMVIYGGNVHIHYLEEKCYDEEIFFYHLGCHQWVSAGESFSHRSHSVRGRYAHVAAVMDGRVLLIAGGYSGVALGDLVAYKVPLFVSSDPGDRDAVCAEAPDERMCLKNPECSWCEGRCREYQPTNPCGSTGCLGLARFLSDCQSCLVFSGVPNSLPRAPGDFGWCVQNDSCLPVSGMNMEEERSMKRSACRVDQISGAYGWWGERTSFLTSLPSCRTENYVPGLHLLTFQHPRNQSQPDKVSILRSTSIILNPSTEMDVTLQFHGFIHPLLGAPPPAPPPQETVAMWARIQKFHFTVKMATGPNLVQLTDVLGRWSAQEEKESRLLSRPDGTRLFQNLTRGNRYLVQAEGYLNSSASGQTSEMALTWNRTAIPGGSEISFLFLEPYRSGSCSGYHSCLACLSDQSCGWCPTTNVCMLRSNISQERCLEPQGEEHHLLLSPQHCTLCEEYRDCRACTQDPYCEWQINSSKKGDYLCSRRGRLEGSIRDPLWCPKVCNQRTTCGECLSNSSQCAWCESAQTCFYFAAYLTKFPYGECRDWYDSVHSVPQCKQCSASATCTECLQTFQCGWCGDYSNPTFGRCLKGDWGGIIDSSVANCTVAVAEVKASSPEPRTLSPPRPMELEMELELLEGVDVDGEAVWSYASCPDVEECRLGLHTCHPSATCVNTPTSYECHCERGFTGDGERYCNQTCYNECREGKCSGSPLFECQCSLGWTSDPGTLVLSGVECDVDCGCNFHSTCITAPGICDHCQDWTIGLHCEQCRPGSFGSAVAGGGGCVPCECNGHGDPLQGFCHNQTGQCYCTHHTHGVHCEFCLPGYYGDPRDNGTCFRQCQGRSVDYPSLSSSSLPLSSSLGWHGSAAGQDGLSHCLWVLSFSQDLASCMSGQMCPPVALTLHPDSYTHCTNSYVYVFDGLPRFLSDGVMYSGRNLIGAFCGTTRNQPITVEATSGVISVYFEANVSSEHPQGFNASFWVRDCNEGGSKGGLDNSSECLGLAQCRKGICQCPRGYGGPHCNWQICPGDCGIREGRGICNTTLGVCVCTLGWAGSDCSSIADANSLVWENLLDTQFTVNPSYRFLQRMGHSLVSGPQGTLWLYGGISLSEGILGNVYRYIVKDRRWTQMLTSSEGSSPLPRYHHAAVVVVSHDHMSTTQTDNHHFMLVVGGVTPTSVLSDTCSLNLSSLVWTQYKSTVVPPVAGHTLTVRRVSSVLLIGGYSQENGFNHHVLEFNPQSGNWTVLPHTGTPPTGLYGHSAVYHEPTDAVYVFGGYRFHVEAVEPSEELYTLYYPNLTWSLLVPSRGNKPPSHFFHAAALLKDTMVIVGGRTGAEDYSNSVYLYQINCNTWIQPVSSVGEPVNHSISLAMTSWGNRLFISGGFNGVMLGRFITLSVPSDPCFLLPTIEACNNNTGSCVWCRGTCTSSDTAERIGCPVGHSPCFPTPRVPDQCRRLKTCSECLARHPKMFSNSGQSTLQCKWCTNCPEGACISSSVSCTSEHDCRINQREIFLSSNCTETSCEASDCPKCTASGKCMWTRQFKRTGETRRILSVNPTYDWACFSYALLNVSQMKVESSPPMPCPEPCHQIQTCHQCLSSNGSDGGWQNCVWSMALQQCMSPSFVPLRCEAGQCGRLLSGGDSCSPQCSQLTQCSQCIARPQCGWCATRGANGAGHCLQGGLDGVGESHCPSLNSSWFFLQCPEEDECANGHHRCNVTQDCHDLPDGYHCTCRKGYILSSVSGQCEPLCEQGCINGTCVSPGVCQCHFGFVGENCSSQCRCNKHSNCKGVAHLDTCLECYNHTKGQHCEKCKPLYVGSALGGGVCRPCREFCRGNSDVCLSKDELKLALDYTKDHPLDLEGIVHWVIEGPAEDNAVCVNCQNNSVGDKCESCLSGYFLLQGKCEKCQCNGHADTCNEHDGTGCPCQNNTETSSCLSSSQNDRKECYRQQCAKCKDAFNGTPINGRQCYRQFNVDNECCFDPTSQVNCFHEPNIRNLPMGRTVFFAAQPKFTNVDIRVTIDVTFGEVEVYVSNSHDTFIVNVDRQTGVHTIKIADDIASVPMTRGDKEVPLALSPLKGNANASSSAILGLHSKPHSAEREVREERAEGLITYITVWKPQTVLIVRGVRDRVVITFPHEVHSLKSSRFFIALRGVGTDSHGGESQGLLFLRQDQAHIDLFVFFSVFFSCFFLFLSVCVLLWKVKQFLDFRREQRRHIQEMTKMASRPFAKLTVFLEPDEPQLIYLPSAGGGSAVSLAHVRTGKIGGMVSRGRLGAPSYKHDPGLTRHHHHHPALSGGNSGQHLSLHYLNTHQYVPSSATNPTSHHHHHHPASHGSYQQFCRSDPFLSQLLGFSYSSFKVGPITLEPTDDGMAGVATVLFQLPGGILAPNRACLGSALVTLRQNLQEYCGHGGAGTHPGVGVGRKGILGHQHLTTMAM; from the exons ATGGAGGTAAAGCCCTGGGTTCTG GTGGAGAAGAAGATGGGTTTGGCTGTGCCTGGTCTTTTCCTGTTGCTGCTCTCTCTGGCCCCTGGTTGCTGGTCAGGAGATTGTAAGGGCCATAGGCAGATTCTGCGAGGGTCTCCGAGCTACATTACAGACGGCCCAGGAAACTACTCTGTAAACGGCAACTGTGAATGGCTCATCACAG CTCCTGGCAGCAATTATCGCATTGTGCTCAACTTTACATTCATGGACACAGAGTGCACATATGATTACCTGTTTGTGTACGATGGCGATTCCTATGAAAGTCCCCTTCTTGCAAGTCTGAGTGGCAACACCCTGCCCCAACCAATAGAGGCACGATCTGGCAAG atgCTGCTCCATCTCTTCAGTGATGCTAATTACAACCTGCTAGGCTTCAACGCCACATACACATTCTCGTTGTGCCCTGGGGATTGTGGAGGTCATGGGCGCTGTGATGCAATGTCATCTCGCTGTCAGTGCCATCAAGGTTGGGGAGGAACTGACTGTTCGTTACCTCTCTGCTCCACGGACTGCACACAACATGGACATGGGCGCTGTGATAAG AGGGGAGACCATTGCTTATGCAGTTCTGGCTTTGTAGGGCAGAGCTGTCAGCTGGGCCTGCATGATAAAGGTGGTGTGGGACAATGGTGGGGGGTAAACACCAGGGATGGGAGGTTTTCTCCACGGACTGCATCAGGTGGTGCCTTCCTTTCCTCCACCAGAACTTTCTATATGTTTGGAG GTTTTGATTTAAACAAAGCACTAGGAGATCTTGTGGAATACAACTTTTCCAGCAATCGGTGGGAGAAAAAGTTTCACTCCGTTGCCCCT GCCCCTAGGCACTCTCATACAGCAGTGGAATGGCAGGGTAACATGGTCGTATATGGTGGTGAGCTTTCTAACCACTCATTGGCTAGTGATGTCTGGCTGTACCGCCCACAGCAAAATGATTGGCGACAGCTTGGCCTGTCAGATGCTCCAGGtgcccccaagctagcaaatcATGCAGCAGCTCTGGTAGACAATGATCTGTATGTGTTTGGGG GACGCACAGAGATGGACATGTTTTCCTCTTCTCTGTATCGCTTTCGGCTGGGTGATAAGGTTTGGGAGGAAGTACAACCTCATGGCGGAAAGCCCCCTGCTACTGCAGGCCACAGCATGGTCTTTCACAATGCATCCAGAACTTTGTTGGTGTATGGAGGGCACAGACCTACTACAGCCAG GTTCAGTGTAAGAGTGAACTCCACAGATATTTTTCATGTGGACAAACGTTTCTGGACCTCGCTTCGCTCACGTTACCCTGCTAATGGACCTCGGGAGAGAGCCTTTCATTCAGCCACCATAATTGGCAATTACATGGTGATATATG gTGGAAACGTGCACATCCATTACCTTGAGGAGAAATGTTATGATGAGGAGATCTTCTTTTACCATTTGGGCTGCCACCAGTGGGTTTCTGCAGGAGAAAGTTTTTCACACC GAAGCCACTCTGTGAGAGGTCGTTACGCTCATGTTGCTGCTGTCATGGATGGCCGTGTGCTGCTCATCGCTGGTGGTTACAGTGGTGTTGCACTTGGTGACCTGGTGGCATACAAAGTCCCACTGTTTGTCAGCAGTGACCCTGGTGATAGA GATGCTGTATGTGCTGAGGCCCCAGATGAGAGAATGTGTCTAAAAAACCCAGAATGCAGTTGGTGTGAGGGTCGCTGTCGGGAATACCAACCAACTAATCCA tGTGGCAGCACAGGCTGTTTAGGTCTGGCACGCTTCCTTTCCGACTGCCAATCATGTCTAGTGTTCAGTGGCGTGCCCAACTCTCTCCCTCGTGCCCCCGGTGATTTTGGTTGGTGTGTCCAGAATGATTCCTGTTTACCGGTCTCAGGTATGAACATGGAAGAAGAGAGAAGCATGA AGCGTAGTGCATGCCGCGTGGACCAGATCTCAGGGGCGTACGGCTGGTGGGGGGAGCGGACGAGTTTCCTGACTTCCCTCCCTTCCTGTCGCACCGAGAACTATGTCCCAGGACTGCACCTGCTCACCTTTCAGCACCCACGCAATCAATCGCAGCCAGACAAG GTGTCCATTCTAAGGAGTACCTCCATAATACTCAACCCCTCCACTGAGATGGATGTCACTTTGCAGTTTCATGGTTTTATTCACCCTTTGTTAGGGGCTCCACCTCCTGCACCTCCTCCCCAAGAGACCGTGGCCATGTGGGCTAGGATTCAGAAGTTTCACTTTACAGTAAAGATGGCTACAGGTCCCAACTTAGTCCAACTG ACTGATGTTCTTGGACGCTGGTCAGCTCAAGAGGAAAAGGAGAGCCGCTTGCTGTCACGTCCAGATGGTACTCGTCTGTTTCAGAATCTTACTCGGGGGAATCGTTATTTGGTGCAGGCAGAGGGCTACCTGAACAGTTCGGCTTCAGGCCAGACCAGTGAGATGGCCCTTACCTGGAATCGAACTGCCATACCTGGAGGAAGT GAGATCTCATTTTTGTTTCTGGAACCATATCGCTCTGGCTCGTGTTCAGGGTACCACTCCTGCTTGGCTTGTCTCTCTGATCAGTCATGTGGCTGGTGCCCAACCACAAATGTGTGTATGCTGCGCTCCAACATCAGCCAAGAGCGCTGCCTAGAGCCTCAGGGTGAAGAGCACCATCTGTTGCTAAGTCCCCAGCACTGCACTCTGTGTGAGGAGTACAGAGACTGCAGGGCTTGCACTCAG GACCCTTACTGTGAGTGGCAAATCAATTCCAGTAAGAAGGGGGATTACTTATGCAGTCGCCGTGGGAGGCTGGAAGGCTCCATTCGAGATCCACTGTGGTGTCCAAAAGTCTGTAATCA GAGAACAACATGTGGGGAGTGTCTGTCAAACTCTAGCCAGTGTGCATGGTGCGAGTCTGCTCAGACCTGCTTTTACTTCGCTGCTTATCTCACCAAGTTCCCCTATGGGGAGTGCAGGGACTGGTATGACAG CGTGCACTCGGTTCCTCAGTGTAAGCAGTGCTCTGCTTCAGCCACATGTACAGAATGCCTGCAGACCTTTCAGTGTGGCTGGTGTGGGGATTACAGCAACCCTACTTTTGGCAG GTGTCTAAAAGGAGACTGGGGAGGAATAATTGACTCATCTGTTGCTAACTGCACTGTTGCCGTTGCAGAAGTGAAGGCCTCAAG ccCTGAGCCACGCACCCTTTCCCCTCCACGGCCGATGGAGctggagatggagctggagttGCTGGAGGGGGTGGATGTTGATGGAGAGGCTGTGTGGTCCTATGCATCATGCCCTGATGTGGAGGAGTGCAGACTGGGTCTCCACACCTGCCATCCCTCAGCTACCTGTGTGAACACACCAACCTCTTATGAGTGCCATTGTGAGAGAGGTTTCACAGGAGATGGAGAGCGTTACTGCAATCAGAC ATGTTACAATGAATGTCGTGAGGGAAAGTGCAGTGGCAGTCCACTTTTTGAGTGCCAGTGCTCTCTGGGTTGGACTTCAGACCCGGGGACTCTGGTGCTGAgtggtgttgagtgtgatgtCGACTGCGGCTGTAACTTCCACAGCACCTGTATCACAGCACCAGGAATCTGCGATCATTGTCAGG aTTGGACTATAGGACTGCACTGTGAGCAATGTCGGCCAGGTAGCTTTGGATCAGCTGTGGCAGGTGGGGGAGGCTGTGTTCCATGTGAGTGTAATGGACATGGTGACCCACTGCAAGGATTCTGCCACAATCAAACAGGCCAGTGCTACTGTACACATCATACCCATGGAGTACACTGCGAGTTCTGCTTACCTGGCTACTATGGTGACCCTCG GGACAATGGCACATGTTTCAGACAGTGTCAAGGTCGCTCCGTTGATTATCCTTCATTGTCTTCCTCTTCGCTccctctctcatcctctcttgGTTGGCATGGATCAGCAGCAGGCCAGGATGGTCTCTCACACTGTCTATgggttctctctttctctcaggatCTGGCATCATGCATGTCAGGCCAGATGTGCCCACCTGTGGCATTGACCCTGCATCCGGACTCTTACACACATTGCACA AACTCGTATGTGTACGTTTTTGATGGCCTGCCCCGTTTTCTCAGCGATGGTGTGATGTACTCAGGTCGCAACCTGATTGGAGCTTTTTGTGGCACAACTCGAAATCAACCAATCACAGTAGAAGCCACATCTG GTGTGATATCCGTCTATTTTGAGGCGAATGTTTCTTCAGAGCATCCTCAGGGTTTTAACGCCTCCTTCTGGGTGCGAGATTGCAATGAAGGAGGATCCAAAGGCGGTCTTGATAACTCCTCAGAATGCCTGGGCTTAGCTCAGTGCCGGAAAGGAATCTGCCAGTGTCCCAGAGGTTACGGTGGGCCACACTGTAATTGGCAGATCTGCCCAGGGGACTGTGGCATTCGAGAGGGTCGAGGCATCTGCAACACA ACTCtaggagtgtgtgtttgcactcTTGGCTGGGCTGGATCTGACTGCTCCTCCATTGCAGATGCAAACAGCCTTGTGTGGGAGAACCTGCTGGACACACAGTTTACAGTG AATCCATCTTACAGGTTCCTTCAGAGGATGGGACACTCACTAGTTTCTGGACCTCAGGGCACACTCTGGTTATATGGGGGCATCTCCCTCTCAGAGGGAATTCTGGGGAATGTTTACAG GTACATTGTGAAAGATCGTCGCTGGACTCAGATGCTTACCAGTTCAGAAGGATCTAGTCCCTTGCCCCGTTACCATCATGCAGCTGTTGTGGTAGTCAGTCATGACCATATGTCTACTACTCAGACAGACAATCACCACTTTATGCTTGTGGTGGGAGGGGTAACACCAACCAGTGTTCTGAGTGATACATGCAGTCTGAATCTTAGCAGTCTGGTGTGGACACAGTACAAG agcacAGTGGTGCCCCCTGTGGCTGGTCACACACTGACAGTACGCAGAGTCTCCTCTGTGCTTCTTATTGGAGGATACTCTCAAGAGAATGGTTTCAATCACCACGTGCTAGAGTTTAATCCACAGTCTGGGAATTGGACAGTTTTGCCACACACTGGTACACCACCTACAG gtCTTTATGGACATTCTGCAGTTTATCATGAGCCGACTGAtgctgtgtatgtgtttggaGGTTACCGTTTTCATGTGGAGGCTGTAGAACCTTCTGAAGAACTTTATACACTTTACTACCCCAACCTTACCTGGTCTTTACTGGTCCCCTCTCGGGGAAACAAG CCCCCCTCGCATTTTTTTCATGCGGCAGCTCTACTGAAAGACACCATGGTGATTGTTGGAGGGCGGACAGGAGCAGAAGATTATAGTAACAGTGTGTACCTCTATCAGATCAATTGCAATACATGGATACAGCCAG TGTCTTCAGTTGGTGAACCTGTTAATCACTCCATCTCCTTGGCCATGACTAGCTGGGGGAATCGCCTGTTCATATCAGGTGGATTTAACGGGGTCATGCTTGGACGTTTCATTACTCTCTCTGTGCCCTCTGACCCCTGCTTTCTGCTGCCTACAATCGAGGCTTGTAATAACAACACAGGCAGCTGTGTGTGGTGCAGGGGTACCTGCACCTCATCAGACACAGCAGAGAG aattggCTGTCCTGTTGGCCATTCCCCATGCTTTCCCACTCCCCGTGTGCCTGATCAGTGTCGAAGGCTGAAGACATGCAGTGAATGTCTGGCTCGACACCCCAAAATGTTTTCAaactctggacag AGCACTCTGCAGTGTAAGTGGTGCACTAACTGTCCTGAAGGAGCATGTATCAGCAGCTCTGTGAGTTGCACTTCGGAACATGACTGTAGGATAAACCAAAGGGAGATTTTTCTCTCCAGCAACTGCActgaaaccagctgtgaggcGTCTGACTGCCCCAAGTGCACAGCGTCAGGGAAGTGTATGTGGACCCGTCAGTTTAAACGTACTG gGGAGACCAGGCGCATTTTAAGTGTGAATCCAACATATGACTGGGCATGTTTTAGCTATGCGTTACTGAATGTGTCACAAATGAAAGTGGAATCATCTCCCCCTATGCCCTGCCCTGAGCCTTGTCACCAAATCCAGACCTGCCATCAGTGTCTCAGCTCCAATGGCTCGGATGGGGGTTGGCAGAACTGTGTTTGGAGCATGGCATTGCAGCAG TGTATGAGTCCTTCGTTTGTTCCGTTGCGCTGTGAAGCTGGTCAGTGTGGTCGTCTGCTCTCTGGCGGAGACTCTTGCTCTCCTCAGTGCTCCCAGCTTACCCAGTGCTCCCAGTGCATTGCCCGGCCACAGTGTGGCTGGTGTGCCACTCGTGGAGCTAATGGTGCAGGGCACTGCCTGCAAGGAGGACTAGATG GTGTTGGAGAATCTCATTGTCCCAGCTTGAACAGCAGCTGGTTCTTCCTGCAATGTCCGGAAGAGGATGAGTGTGCTAATGGTCACCATCGTTGCAATGTTACCCAGGACTGCCATGACCTACCTGATGGCTACCACTGCACCTGCAGAAAGGGCTACATACTCAGCAG TGTATCTGGGCAGTGTGAGCCGTTATGTGAGCAGGGCTGCATTAATGGCACGTGTGTGTCGCCAGGCGTGTGCCAGTGTCACTTTGGCTTCGTTGGGGAAAACTGCTCATCCCAGTGCCGTTGTAATAAACATAGCAATTGTAAAGGTGTCGCTCACCTGGATACATGTCTGGAGTGCTATAACCACACTAAG GGTCAGcactgtgagaagtgtaagccaTTGTACGTAGGCTCTGCACTAGGTGGTGGAGTCTGTCGTCCCTGCCGGGAGTTTTGTAGAGGAAACAGCGATGTATGTTTGTCCAAAGATGAACTCAAGTTGGCACTGGATTACACAAAAGACCATCCACTAGATCTTGAGGGA ATCGTCCACTGGGTAATAGAGGGACCAGCTGAGgataatgctgtgtgtgtgaattgtcAGAACAACAGTGTTGGGGACAAGTGTGAGAGCTGTCTGAGTGGATACTTTCTCCTGCAGGGCAAGTGTGAAAA gtGTCAGTGTAATGGCCATGCAGACACTTGTAATGAGCATGATGGAACAGGCTGCCCCTGCCAAAACAACACTGAAACATCCTCCTGTCTTAGCAGCTCACAGAATGATCGCAAGGAATGTTACAGACAACag TGTGCCAAGTGCAAAGACGCTTTTAATGGCACACCAATCAATGGCCGTCAGTGCTACCGGCAGTTCAATGTGGACAACGAGTGCTGTTTTGACCCAACATCGCAAGTCAACTGCTTCCATGAGCCCAATATCCGCAATCTACCTATGGGACGCACAGTGTTTTTTGCAGCTCAGCCCAAGTTCACTAATGTAGATATCCGTGTCACTATCGATGTTACTTTTGGCGAGGTGGAAGTGTATGTGTCTAATTCTCATGACACTTTCATTGTGAATGTTGACCGCCAGACGGGTGTACACACCATTAAAATTGCAGACGATATTGCCTCTGTGCCAATGACTCGAGGAGACAAAGAGGTCCCTTTAGCGCTGTCGCCATTAAAAGGGAATGCTAATGCGTCTTCCTCTGCTATACTTGGTCTGCACAGTAAACCGCACAGTGCTGAGCGAGAAGTGCGTGAAGAGCGAGCAGAGGGTCTCATCACATACATCACAGTGTGGAAACCACAGACGGTGCTGATTGTGCGTGGTGTACGTGATCGTGTCGTCATCACCTTTCCACATGAGGTGCATTCTCTCAAATCCAGCCGCTTTTTCATCGCTCTGCGCGGTGTCGGTACGGACAGCCATGGCGGAGAGTCGCAAGGCTTGCTATTCCTGCGCCAAGACCAGGCGCACATTGatctgtttgttttcttctccgtcttcttttcctgcttcttcCTATTCCTGTCTGTGTGCGTGCTGCTCTGGAAAGTCAAACAGTTCCTGGACTTCAGGCGTGAACAGCGGCGTCACATTCAGGAGATGACTAAGATGGCATCACGCCCCTTTGCCAAGCTCACTGTCTTTTTGGAGCCCGATGAGCCGCAGCTTATATATTTGCCCTCAGCTGGAGGAGGAAGCGCTGTCTCACTGGCACATGTCAGAACAGGCAAAATAGGTGGCATGGTGAGTCGAGGAAGACTTGGAGCTCCATCCTACAAGCATGATCCTGGTTTGACTcgccatcatcaccaccaccctGCTCTGAGTGGAGGCAACAGTGGGCAGCACCTTTCCTTGCACTACCTGAATACACATCAATATGTTCCCAGCTCAGCCACCAATCCAAcatcacaccaccatcaccatcatccagCTTCTCATGGCAGCTACCAGCAGTTCTGCCGCTCTGACCCTTTCCTCTCACAGCTCTTGGGCTTCTCCTACTCCTCCTTTAAAGTGGGACCCATCACACTAGAGCCCACTGACGATGGCATGGCGGGCGTCGCTACTGTCCTTTTCCAGCTGCCTGGTGGCATCCTGGCACCTAACCGAGCCTGTCTGGGCTCTGCCCTGGTCACTTTGAGACAGAACCTGCAAGAGTACTGTGGGCACGGTGGAGCCGGCACACATCCAGGTGTTGGCGTTGGCCGAAAGGGTATCCTGGGCCACCAACATCTTACCACAATGGCCATGTGA